In Halobacteriovorax marinus SJ, the following proteins share a genomic window:
- the nth gene encoding endonuclease III: protein MKTKKERAAYIDERLEELFPETPVPLDHVNPFTLLIAVLLSAQCTDERVNKVTPALFEKATCPEDMVKLTVDEIEAIVKPCGLAPRKAKAIHRLSEILIEKHGGEVPDNFEDLEELPGVGHKTAGVVLAQSFGIPAFPVDTHIHRLAQQWGLTSGKNVVETEKDLKRCFPKDRWNKLHLQIIFFGRKYCAARQCDGLQCELCQTCFPDRKRARKYKKA from the coding sequence ATGAAAACAAAGAAAGAACGCGCAGCGTATATAGATGAGAGACTAGAGGAGCTCTTTCCGGAGACTCCTGTACCTTTAGATCATGTAAATCCCTTCACATTATTGATAGCTGTCTTGCTCTCGGCTCAATGTACCGATGAGAGAGTGAATAAGGTGACGCCTGCACTTTTTGAAAAAGCAACGTGTCCTGAAGATATGGTTAAATTAACTGTGGACGAAATTGAAGCCATTGTTAAGCCTTGTGGACTGGCCCCAAGAAAAGCTAAGGCCATTCATAGGTTAAGTGAAATTCTAATTGAAAAGCATGGTGGAGAAGTTCCGGATAACTTCGAAGACCTAGAAGAACTTCCAGGTGTAGGTCATAAGACTGCTGGAGTTGTCTTGGCCCAGTCATTTGGAATTCCAGCCTTTCCAGTAGACACTCACATTCACCGCCTTGCCCAGCAGTGGGGACTTACAAGTGGTAAGAACGTTGTTGAAACGGAAAAAGACTTAAAGAGATGCTTTCCAAAAGATAGATGGAATAAACTTCATCTACAAATCATATTCTTTGGAAGAAAGTACTGTGCGGCCAGACAATGTGATGGTCTTCAGTGCGAATTATGTCAAACATGCTTTCCTGATAGAAAGAGAGCACGAAAATATAAGAAGGCCTAA
- a CDS encoding lipoyl(octanoyl) transferase LipB → MLLNESELSTYSLSLSNIHQRDENTFIVIKDIWNYESALRFQEEMVQRVYKNKSLRVFIFCNHPHCLTLGRGLQRRTKADEVLVDFDESLRKEMTIPLYDVKRGGGITFHYPGQLVFYPILSLERHKKKVMDFLNEVLREVKAALESLYQIDKLECEKDLLGLWREESKLASIGLCSHKFITYHGLALNLYEDDLMRKVLGTIYPCGLRGETYMGLSQVMKVESDLFYEITQYLISKSSLLGRLEISLD, encoded by the coding sequence ATGCTTCTTAATGAGAGTGAACTTTCAACATATTCTTTATCTTTAAGTAATATTCATCAAAGAGATGAAAATACTTTTATTGTTATAAAAGATATTTGGAATTATGAAAGTGCTCTTCGCTTTCAAGAGGAGATGGTACAGCGAGTTTATAAGAATAAGTCTCTTCGTGTTTTCATTTTTTGCAATCATCCCCACTGTTTGACTCTAGGAAGAGGATTACAAAGAAGAACAAAAGCCGATGAAGTACTTGTGGATTTTGATGAAAGCTTAAGAAAAGAAATGACTATTCCTCTCTACGACGTAAAAAGAGGAGGTGGGATAACATTTCATTACCCTGGGCAACTTGTCTTCTATCCCATCTTGAGCTTGGAAAGACATAAGAAGAAAGTCATGGACTTTCTTAATGAAGTTCTGCGTGAAGTGAAAGCTGCTTTGGAGTCGCTCTATCAAATTGATAAACTAGAGTGCGAAAAAGACTTATTAGGTCTTTGGAGAGAAGAGTCCAAATTGGCCTCTATTGGATTGTGTTCTCATAAATTTATCACTTATCACGGCTTGGCCCTAAATTTATATGAAGATGACCTAATGAGAAAAGTGCTTGGAACTATTTATCCGTGTGGACTTAGAGGTGAGACTTATATGGGTCTCTCGCAAGTGATGAAAGTTGAGAGCGATCTCTTTTATGAAATTACTCAATATTTAATTTCAAAGTCTAGCCTTTTAGGTCGCTTGGAGATCTCCTTAGACTAG
- the lipA gene encoding lipoyl synthase, giving the protein MQDYDYEQQRKKIREKREKAQELLRAKKKSTPEKKPDWFKIKLPGGDNYTELKKNLRDNKIWTVCEEASCPNLTECWAAKTATMMILGGTCTRACRFCHVDTGNPKGVINQEEIANAANMAKVMALNYLVITSVDRDDLPDFGASHFANVVESVRENHPKTLVEVLVPDFNAVEEHMDTLAKSNPFVIAQNVETVKRLTHVVRDRRAGYEQSLNCLKYYKDNYPHISTKTSLMVGLGETMEELIECMDDLRSVNCDIITFGQYLRPTQRHLAVERYYTPAEFEELKNIAYEKGFKFVASGPLVRSSYKAADYLKHLREQGHEI; this is encoded by the coding sequence GTGCAGGACTACGACTACGAACAACAGCGAAAGAAGATAAGAGAGAAGCGCGAGAAGGCGCAAGAGCTCTTGCGTGCAAAAAAGAAATCAACGCCAGAAAAAAAGCCTGATTGGTTTAAGATTAAGCTTCCGGGTGGAGATAATTATACTGAGCTAAAAAAGAATCTTAGAGATAATAAAATTTGGACTGTTTGCGAAGAGGCGAGTTGTCCAAACTTAACAGAGTGTTGGGCGGCGAAGACTGCAACAATGATGATCCTAGGTGGTACTTGTACTAGGGCCTGTCGCTTCTGCCATGTCGATACGGGAAATCCTAAAGGGGTTATTAATCAGGAGGAAATCGCCAATGCCGCTAATATGGCCAAGGTGATGGCACTTAATTACCTCGTCATTACAAGTGTTGATAGAGATGATCTTCCTGACTTTGGAGCCTCGCACTTTGCCAATGTGGTGGAGTCTGTTAGAGAGAATCACCCTAAGACTTTAGTTGAAGTTCTCGTGCCTGATTTTAATGCAGTGGAAGAGCATATGGATACATTGGCGAAATCTAATCCCTTTGTTATTGCTCAGAACGTAGAAACAGTAAAAAGACTCACTCATGTGGTTCGAGATAGAAGAGCAGGATATGAACAGAGTTTGAATTGTTTAAAATATTATAAAGATAACTATCCTCATATTTCTACTAAGACATCTTTGATGGTGGGGCTTGGAGAGACGATGGAAGAGTTGATTGAGTGTATGGATGATCTTCGCTCGGTCAATTGTGACATCATCACCTTTGGTCAATACTTAAGACCTACTCAGAGGCATCTTGCGGTTGAGCGCTATTATACTCCGGCCGAATTTGAAGAGTTAAAGAATATCGCCTATGAGAAGGGGTTTAAGTTTGTGGCCAGTGGACCTCTTGTGAGAAGCAGCTATAAGGCCGCAGACTACCTGAAACATCTTCGCGAACAAGGACATGAAATTTAA
- the yidD gene encoding membrane protein insertion efficiency factor YidD, with protein sequence MRKLLIFIIKIYQVAISPLFGSKCRFHPTCSHYTQEALATLPLYKAFYLSSKRILKCHPFHRGGYDPVPKN encoded by the coding sequence ATGAGAAAGTTACTGATTTTTATAATCAAAATATATCAGGTGGCCATTTCACCTCTCTTTGGGAGCAAGTGTCGATTTCATCCAACTTGCTCTCACTACACTCAAGAAGCCCTGGCTACACTTCCTCTATATAAAGCATTCTACTTAAGTTCAAAAAGAATTCTTAAGTGTCATCCTTTTCATAGAGGCGGTTATGATCCAGTTCCTAAAAATTAG
- a CDS encoding D-alanyl-D-alanine carboxypeptidase/D-alanyl-D-alanine-endopeptidase: MIQFLKISIASIICSITIAKPIDFKLNKDELVSISFNPISKGSAFNLSETQAITPASTLKLLSMIYALNTLGESFTFKTKFFYSGEIKNNTLIGDLYIVGDGDPYFNHPSLINLAMALKKLRVEKVEGNLYYDNTLFAQADSISTMGLGDQTYNPSLGALNSEFNRLSLWTRASEVESIIPGLPVKITKAQQGFFPTQNFRSSESSNESWFLKKGAKLKIREDLPVRDAGMWSAHLLNFHLNTLGIKVKSIQSKKAPSKNLTLITSLESLPLWNLVSLTMEYSNNLMAEAITLRACAHRNVSPITIKNCANDYIKSLGLPKDLKIFNASGLSVDNEISAKILSELLKNHFLKAWKNHTFLSLLSYSGQSGWIRNRLASPDYNLRVYAKTGSLDFVNNIAGYIRTKSGLWYSFSVLHTQDKKRNAISQLNRKNYKVLKDQTDSWRRSSLDRVDQLLENFIDNN, encoded by the coding sequence ATGATCCAGTTCCTAAAAATTAGTATCGCTTCTATCATTTGTTCAATCACAATCGCTAAGCCCATTGATTTCAAATTAAATAAAGACGAGCTCGTATCTATTAGCTTTAATCCAATATCTAAAGGAAGTGCATTTAACCTCAGTGAAACGCAGGCGATTACACCAGCTTCAACCCTAAAGCTTCTTAGTATGATTTATGCACTAAATACACTTGGAGAGAGTTTTACCTTTAAAACAAAATTCTTCTATTCTGGTGAAATCAAAAATAACACTCTTATTGGAGATCTCTACATAGTTGGTGATGGAGACCCCTACTTTAATCATCCAAGTCTTATTAACTTGGCGATGGCACTTAAGAAATTACGAGTTGAAAAAGTTGAAGGTAATCTTTATTACGATAATACCCTCTTCGCACAAGCCGATTCTATTTCAACTATGGGACTTGGTGACCAAACCTATAATCCAAGCTTAGGAGCACTCAACTCTGAATTTAACCGCTTAAGTCTTTGGACGAGAGCTTCTGAAGTAGAGTCTATTATTCCAGGGCTTCCTGTTAAGATTACAAAAGCACAGCAAGGCTTCTTTCCTACACAAAATTTTAGAAGTAGCGAATCTTCTAATGAATCTTGGTTTTTGAAAAAGGGAGCGAAACTTAAAATCAGAGAAGACCTTCCGGTAAGGGATGCTGGTATGTGGAGTGCTCACTTACTTAACTTTCATCTAAATACGCTTGGGATAAAAGTTAAAAGTATTCAGTCTAAGAAAGCTCCTTCAAAGAATTTAACTCTCATCACTTCTCTTGAGAGCCTCCCTCTTTGGAACCTAGTCTCTCTAACAATGGAATACTCTAATAACCTAATGGCGGAAGCTATTACACTTAGAGCATGTGCTCATAGAAATGTAAGCCCTATAACAATTAAAAATTGTGCTAATGACTATATAAAGTCTCTTGGACTTCCAAAAGACTTAAAAATCTTCAACGCTTCTGGACTATCAGTTGATAACGAAATAAGTGCAAAAATCTTATCTGAATTATTAAAAAATCATTTTTTAAAAGCTTGGAAAAATCATACTTTTTTAAGTCTCTTATCATATTCTGGACAATCCGGATGGATTAGAAATAGACTTGCTTCTCCTGACTATAACTTAAGAGTCTATGCCAAGACAGGCTCTCTAGATTTTGTTAATAATATTGCGGGATATATTAGAACCAAAAGTGGCCTTTGGTATAGTTTTAGTGTTTTACATACACAAGATAAGAAGCGAAATGCTATTAGCCAATTAAATAGAAAGAACTATAAAGTACTAAAAGATCAAACTGATTCATGGAGAAGAAGTTCTCTGGATAGAGTTGATCAGCTATTAGAAAACTTTATTGATAATAATTAA
- a CDS encoding 6-pyruvoyl trahydropterin synthase family protein, with the protein MSDFISTKHFIGFPCTHRQWKADSHCKYVHGYSRSFYFEFKSTELTKEGWVVDFGGLKEIKKWLDYMFDHTFLASSDDPFLETFKQLDKDGVIQLRVLPNAGMEGTAQYVYDEVNPMIKKLTHNRAWISRLEVRENEKNSAILIPKD; encoded by the coding sequence ATGAGTGATTTTATTTCAACAAAGCATTTTATTGGCTTTCCATGTACACACCGTCAGTGGAAAGCAGACTCTCACTGCAAATATGTTCACGGATACTCGAGATCATTTTACTTCGAATTTAAGTCTACAGAACTTACAAAAGAAGGATGGGTCGTTGACTTTGGTGGACTTAAAGAAATTAAGAAGTGGCTAGATTATATGTTTGACCATACTTTTCTAGCCTCATCAGATGATCCATTCCTTGAAACATTTAAACAACTAGATAAGGATGGTGTCATTCAATTGAGAGTTCTCCCGAATGCAGGAATGGAGGGAACAGCTCAATACGTTTACGATGAGGTAAACCCAATGATTAAGAAACTAACTCATAATAGGGCCTGGATCTCAAGACTAGAAGTCAGAGAGAATGAGAAGAACTCGGCAATTCTCATACCAAAAGATTAA
- a CDS encoding MerR family transcriptional regulator has protein sequence MKENIGISVISKACGVKVHSIRTWETRYQVFSPDRASNGQRVYSRLDLERAKLIGSLLSKGVSISKLSPLTLDELKEMVQSTKEIVVECEDFVSASVKNLFANLQDYKIDGVLAELQHLRLNTSSKDFIFKVVLPVMQEIGMKVARDDFSVTQEHIISTLIRDQIAQINLPNFTDSDSKVILATPDGNLHELSILIADILCRSNRVSTSYLGASHPAQCLGEATNALKIETIVMGVVSSDKWDYGKSMISYLKELDKYLDIKITVILGGGSELEFPKFKNIKEVRVVKDFESFDNLMLNPNFFLNSYL, from the coding sequence ATGAAAGAAAATATCGGAATATCAGTAATATCAAAGGCCTGTGGTGTAAAAGTTCACTCAATAAGGACTTGGGAAACAAGATATCAGGTGTTTAGCCCTGACCGCGCCTCTAATGGTCAAAGGGTTTACTCTCGCTTGGATTTGGAAAGGGCCAAACTCATAGGCTCTCTCTTGTCCAAAGGTGTGTCTATTTCAAAGCTATCTCCGCTTACGCTAGATGAGCTTAAAGAGATGGTTCAGTCCACTAAGGAGATAGTGGTAGAGTGTGAGGACTTTGTGAGTGCCTCCGTAAAGAATCTCTTTGCAAACTTACAGGATTATAAAATCGATGGAGTATTGGCCGAATTACAACACTTGCGATTGAACACAAGCTCAAAGGATTTCATCTTTAAAGTAGTCTTACCTGTTATGCAAGAGATAGGAATGAAAGTTGCCAGAGATGATTTCTCAGTTACACAGGAGCATATCATCTCAACTCTTATTAGAGATCAGATTGCACAAATCAATCTTCCTAATTTTACGGACTCTGATAGTAAGGTCATTTTGGCGACACCTGATGGTAACTTACATGAACTCTCAATTCTAATTGCCGATATCCTCTGTAGAAGCAATAGGGTTTCAACTAGCTACCTTGGAGCTTCTCACCCTGCTCAGTGCTTAGGCGAGGCCACGAATGCCCTAAAGATTGAGACGATAGTTATGGGAGTTGTCTCATCTGATAAGTGGGATTATGGAAAGAGTATGATTTCATATCTAAAAGAGTTAGATAAGTATCTCGATATTAAAATAACTGTGATACTCGGTGGCGGAAGTGAGTTAGAGTTTCCAAAATTTAAAAATATTAAAGAAGTTAGAGTTGTGAAAGACTTTGAGTCTTTTGACAATTTAATGCTAAACCCTAACTTCTTTTTGAATTCTTATCTCTAA
- a CDS encoding TIGR01777 family oxidoreductase: protein MKILITGATGLVGKRLLEKLFLSGFDDVRILSTNKNRAQNSIPFPVEVFEWSPLENKISDAALENIDIVFHLAGESVADGRWSKQRKERILNSRVNGTRLLLDSIQKSNSTPQKFITASAVGIYGQDLSDKVITEESPLDDDFLADVCRRWESTLFERDIEGMKVHSLRTGIVLSNQGGALQKMLPPFKMGAGGILGSGKQYMSWIHIDDLVDAYIFLMKNDCKEKAYNGVSPTPLTNYNFTKVLGAALKRPTIFPVPAFVLKSIFGEMSDILLKGQRVIPKALEAEGFEFKYEKLGDALDDILKYEVSGEVLFKRYQWVESSKDKVFDFFKEAKNLEKITPEYLNFKILHMNTDNIQAGSLIDYKLQVHGIPMKWKTKISEYEEGKYFIDEQLKGPYSKWVHRHEFIPHKNGTLISDKVVYKIPLGILGKLAAGWFVKKDVNNIFNYRNKAINNFI, encoded by the coding sequence TTGAAAATTCTTATTACTGGAGCCACAGGGCTTGTCGGAAAGAGATTACTTGAGAAGTTATTTTTAAGTGGGTTTGATGACGTTAGAATTTTAAGCACTAATAAGAATAGGGCCCAGAACTCTATCCCCTTTCCGGTTGAAGTCTTTGAGTGGTCACCGCTAGAAAATAAAATTTCAGATGCTGCTCTTGAAAATATAGATATCGTCTTTCACCTCGCAGGCGAAAGTGTTGCTGATGGAAGATGGAGTAAGCAAAGAAAAGAGAGAATTCTAAACTCAAGAGTTAATGGAACAAGACTCTTATTAGATAGTATCCAAAAATCAAATAGCACTCCACAAAAGTTCATCACTGCCTCGGCAGTAGGAATCTATGGACAAGATTTGAGTGATAAAGTTATCACTGAAGAGTCTCCACTAGATGATGATTTCTTAGCCGACGTGTGTAGAAGGTGGGAAAGCACTTTATTTGAACGAGATATTGAAGGTATGAAGGTTCACTCTCTAAGAACAGGTATCGTTCTTAGTAATCAAGGAGGAGCTCTACAAAAAATGCTCCCTCCCTTTAAAATGGGTGCAGGTGGAATACTTGGAAGTGGAAAGCAATACATGAGCTGGATACATATTGATGACCTCGTTGATGCATATATATTTCTAATGAAGAATGACTGCAAAGAGAAGGCCTATAATGGCGTCTCACCTACACCTCTAACAAATTATAATTTTACTAAAGTACTTGGTGCGGCCCTAAAGAGACCAACTATTTTTCCAGTGCCTGCCTTTGTATTAAAAAGTATTTTTGGTGAAATGTCAGATATTCTTCTGAAAGGACAAAGAGTTATACCAAAAGCATTAGAGGCAGAGGGCTTTGAGTTTAAATATGAGAAACTAGGTGACGCCCTAGATGACATACTCAAATATGAAGTGAGCGGAGAAGTTCTCTTTAAAAGATACCAGTGGGTCGAATCATCAAAAGATAAAGTTTTTGATTTCTTTAAAGAGGCCAAGAATCTAGAAAAAATAACTCCAGAATACCTAAACTTCAAAATACTTCATATGAATACAGATAATATTCAAGCAGGCTCACTAATTGATTACAAGTTACAAGTTCACGGCATCCCAATGAAGTGGAAGACTAAAATAAGTGAATATGAAGAAGGTAAATACTTTATAGATGAGCAGCTTAAGGGGCCATACTCAAAATGGGTACATAGACATGAGTTTATTCCTCACAAAAATGGAACGCTTATTTCAGACAAGGTAGTTTACAAGATCCCACTAGGAATACTTGGTAAATTAGCTGCAGGATGGTTCGTTAAAAAAGATGTAAACAATATTTTCAACTATCGAAATAAAGCAATTAATAATTTTATTTAA
- a CDS encoding lipocalin family protein, giving the protein MKTLLITLLLVSCSTSSARHLPLDTVNYVDLSKYLGKWYEIARYEQKFQKDCTAVTANYSLKENGEIEVINSCRKFTPTGELKTAKARAWITDDETNAKLKVQFFLRSIRIPLFAGDYWILELDDDYQYAIIGDPSRKYLWFLSRTEKIDSDLYEYLIKRAEEMSFDTSKLIKTIH; this is encoded by the coding sequence ATGAAGACACTTCTTATCACGCTACTGTTAGTTTCATGTTCTACCTCAAGCGCAAGACACCTCCCACTAGATACAGTGAATTATGTGGATTTAAGCAAGTACCTTGGAAAATGGTATGAAATTGCAAGGTATGAACAGAAATTCCAAAAAGATTGTACAGCCGTTACGGCAAATTATAGCCTAAAAGAGAATGGAGAAATTGAAGTTATCAACTCATGTCGAAAGTTCACTCCAACAGGAGAACTTAAAACAGCGAAGGCTCGAGCATGGATCACAGACGATGAAACAAATGCAAAACTGAAAGTTCAGTTCTTTTTAAGAAGTATTCGTATACCTTTATTTGCAGGTGATTACTGGATACTAGAGTTAGATGATGATTATCAATATGCAATTATAGGAGACCCTTCAAGGAAATATCTTTGGTTTTTAAGTAGAACCGAGAAAATAGATAGTGATCTTTATGAATATCTAATCAAGCGAGCTGAAGAAATGAGCTTTGATACGAGTAAGCTCATAAAGACAATACACTAA
- a CDS encoding YbgA family protein: MEANQKPKIAISSCLLGNLVRYDKNHCKDNWIVNELSKYVELVPICPEMRMGLGVPREEIHLYHRPGEKDKVRLKKKFDGQDLTRLAEETYAMMNEDIREVEYDGMILTKKSPSCGIDRVKTIEEGRPDKVTWSTGLFAKNILENFPSLPIIDSGRLLNKDLRENFLKSVFAHFRFKQVEKNLSSFQDFHKRYKYILMDHSPSSLKSLGQIVANASLETIDRDFNKYYKLFFKTMSTPSTSQKRCNTLQHFMGYFKKHIDTDEKREILILLEDLRKDIIKYSVILKYFDLLTKKYKVNYLDIQYYFSPYPKELKLLKDI; the protein is encoded by the coding sequence ATGGAAGCGAACCAAAAGCCTAAAATTGCAATTAGCTCATGTCTACTTGGCAACTTGGTACGATATGATAAGAACCATTGCAAGGATAATTGGATTGTAAACGAACTCTCAAAATACGTTGAACTAGTCCCTATTTGTCCAGAAATGAGAATGGGACTAGGTGTCCCAAGAGAGGAAATACATCTCTATCATAGACCTGGAGAAAAAGATAAGGTTAGACTAAAAAAGAAATTTGATGGACAAGACCTAACAAGGTTGGCTGAAGAAACCTACGCAATGATGAACGAAGATATTCGAGAAGTTGAATATGATGGAATGATACTTACTAAGAAGTCACCATCCTGTGGAATTGATAGAGTTAAAACGATTGAAGAAGGTAGGCCTGATAAAGTTACTTGGTCAACAGGTCTATTCGCTAAAAATATTTTAGAAAATTTTCCAAGCCTTCCTATTATTGATAGCGGCAGACTTTTAAATAAAGATTTAAGAGAAAACTTTCTAAAGTCAGTCTTCGCTCATTTTAGATTTAAACAAGTTGAAAAAAATCTTTCAAGCTTCCAAGACTTTCATAAAAGATATAAGTATATTCTAATGGATCATTCTCCTAGTTCTTTAAAATCACTTGGGCAGATTGTTGCAAATGCATCCCTAGAAACAATTGATAGAGACTTCAATAAGTACTACAAGTTATTTTTTAAAACAATGAGTACGCCTTCGACTTCTCAAAAGAGATGCAACACTCTTCAACACTTCATGGGTTATTTCAAAAAGCATATTGATACAGATGAGAAAAGAGAAATACTTATACTTTTAGAAGATCTTAGAAAGGATATTATTAAATACTCCGTAATCTTAAAGTACTTTGATCTACTTACTAAGAAGTATAAAGTTAACTACTTAGATATTCAGTACTACTTCTCCCCCTACCCTAAGGAATTAAAACTTTTAAAGGATATATGA
- a CDS encoding cryptochrome/photolyase family protein: MKKNKDKVSIFWFRRDLRVEDNIGLYHALNSSFPVLPIFIFDKNILNKLERDDSRVSFIHECLQNLSEKFRKYDGDLLTFYNSPKNAWKEIFESFDVQEVYTNEDYEPYALSRDKSIEDYLTRKGIKFQSYKDQCIFSKFDILKKDGTPYTVYTPYKNKWLETLQPSDLASIKSEKNLSKIYKFKSEIHSLMSLGFTKSHISFPKRIIKKKIITNYHETRDLPSINGTSLLGVHLRFGTIGPRKLASIAYHTNKTWLNELIWREFFSQILFHFPHVVNAPFREKYESIEWRNNKEEFKLWCEGRTGFPLVDAGMRELNQTGHMHNRVRMLVASFLVKDLLIDWRWGEKYFAKKLLDFDLASNNGNWQWAAGTGCDAAPYFRIFNPTTQIKKFDPDLIYVKKWVPEYGSDNYTEEIVDHKEAYHRAIFTYNKALK; the protein is encoded by the coding sequence ATGAAAAAGAATAAAGATAAAGTTAGTATTTTTTGGTTTAGAAGAGATCTGAGAGTTGAGGACAATATAGGCTTATATCATGCCCTGAATAGTTCTTTTCCAGTACTTCCAATATTTATATTCGATAAGAATATTTTAAATAAGCTAGAAAGAGATGATTCGAGAGTAAGCTTTATTCACGAATGCCTTCAAAACCTTAGCGAAAAGTTTAGAAAATATGATGGAGACCTACTCACTTTCTACAATTCCCCCAAAAATGCTTGGAAAGAAATTTTTGAATCCTTTGATGTTCAAGAAGTCTATACAAATGAAGACTATGAACCCTACGCTCTAAGTAGAGATAAGTCCATTGAAGACTATTTAACAAGGAAAGGTATAAAGTTTCAATCCTACAAGGATCAGTGTATTTTTTCAAAATTTGATATTCTAAAAAAAGATGGAACTCCCTATACGGTATATACACCCTATAAGAATAAGTGGCTTGAAACCTTGCAGCCAAGTGATCTAGCAAGTATCAAATCAGAAAAGAACCTAAGTAAAATATATAAATTTAAATCAGAAATTCATTCTCTAATGAGTCTTGGTTTTACAAAGAGTCATATCTCTTTTCCTAAAAGAATTATTAAAAAGAAAATAATAACGAATTATCACGAAACCAGAGATCTTCCATCTATAAACGGAACATCTTTACTAGGCGTACACTTGAGATTTGGGACTATTGGTCCAAGAAAGCTTGCTTCAATTGCCTATCATACAAATAAAACGTGGTTAAATGAACTAATCTGGAGAGAATTCTTTTCTCAAATACTCTTTCACTTCCCACATGTAGTGAACGCTCCTTTTAGAGAGAAGTATGAATCTATAGAGTGGAGAAATAACAAGGAAGAATTCAAACTATGGTGTGAAGGCAGAACAGGATTTCCCTTAGTAGATGCTGGAATGAGAGAGCTTAATCAAACGGGTCATATGCACAATCGAGTAAGAATGTTAGTGGCAAGTTTTCTAGTTAAAGACTTGCTCATTGACTGGAGATGGGGAGAGAAGTACTTTGCAAAAAAACTTCTCGATTTCGATTTGGCCTCAAATAATGGTAATTGGCAATGGGCTGCTGGAACGGGATGTGATGCTGCCCCCTACTTTAGAATTTTTAATCCAACAACTCAGATAAAGAAATTTGACCCTGACTTAATATACGTAAAAAAGTGGGTACCTGAATATGGAAGCGATAATTACACTGAAGAGATAGTTGACCATAAAGAAGCTTACCATAGAGCAATATTCACATATAACAAGGCCCTTAAATAA
- a CDS encoding flavin reductase family protein: MKDTGLINITEEDFINYEERKRARLINSLSGFKSANLLGTISSDKKTNLSIVSSTFHLGASPALMGIIIRPDISPRHTLENIRSEKFFTLNHVNEHIYKKAHQTSARYPRETSEFDSCNLTEEYLEEFHAPFVKESNIKVALKLIREIKIEENGTHFLISSVKSIWAPKSALSEDGHINIENAGSICVSGLDSYHSTSIIERLPYAKP; encoded by the coding sequence ATGAAAGATACTGGACTAATAAATATAACTGAAGAGGATTTTATAAATTATGAAGAGAGAAAAAGAGCGCGCCTTATAAATTCATTGTCAGGATTTAAATCTGCAAACCTCTTGGGCACTATCTCTTCAGATAAGAAAACAAATCTAAGTATTGTCAGCTCTACTTTTCACCTAGGTGCTTCCCCTGCTTTAATGGGGATAATAATTAGACCCGATATTTCCCCGAGACATACACTAGAAAATATTAGATCAGAGAAATTCTTTACTTTAAATCATGTTAATGAACATATCTATAAGAAGGCCCATCAAACAAGCGCTAGATATCCTAGAGAAACGTCAGAGTTTGATTCATGTAACTTAACAGAAGAATATCTAGAAGAATTCCACGCCCCTTTTGTTAAGGAATCAAATATAAAAGTGGCCTTAAAGCTCATCAGAGAAATTAAAATTGAAGAAAATGGGACACACTTTTTGATTTCAAGCGTGAAAAGTATTTGGGCACCAAAGTCAGCTCTTAGTGAGGATGGTCATATCAATATTGAAAATGCCGGGAGTATTTGTGTAAGTGGCCTAGATAGCTACCACTCAACATCTATCATTGAAAGACTCCCCTATGCCAAACCCTAG